TGACCGGAACGTCGTCACCGGGGAACTCGTACTCGCTGAGGAGCTCGCGCACCTCAAGCTCGACGAGCTCGAAGATCTCCTCGTCGTCCACCATGTCGGCCTTGTTCAGGGCGACGCAGATGTAGGGGACGCCGACCTGGCGGGCCAGGAGGACGTGCTCCTTGGTCTGCGGCATCGGGCCGTCGGTGGCCGCGACCACCAGGATCGCGCCGTCCATCTGGGCGGCACCGGTGATCATGTTCTTCACGTAGTCCGCGTGACCCGGGCAGTCGACGTGGGCGTAGTGACGGGCCTCGGTCTGGTACTCGACGTGCGCGATCGAGATGGTGATGCCGCGCTCGCGCTCCTCGGGGGCCTTGTCGATGTCCTCGAAGGGCGTGTACGGGTTCAGTTCCGGGTACGCGTCGTGCAGCACCTTGGTGATCGCCGCGGTGAGCGTGGTCTTGCCGTGGTCAATGTGACCGATGGTGCCGATGTTTACGTGCGGCTTGGTCCGCTCGAACTTGGCCTTCGCCACTGGATTTCTCCTAGACGTACGAGTTTGCTAGCTGAACTGGTTACGCGGTTATTCGCCGCGGGCCTTCGCCACGATCTCCTGGGAGACGTTGGACGGGACCTCCGCGTAGGAGTCGAACACCATCGTGTACTGCGCTCGACCCTGCGTACGGCTGCGCAGGTCGCCCACGTAGCCGAACATTTCCGACAGGGGCACCTGGGCCTTGATGATCCTGGCCCCGGAGCGCTCCTCCATGCTCTGGATCTGGCCCCGCCGGCTGTTCAGGTCGCCGATCACATCGCCCATGTAGTCCTCGGGCGTGGTGACCTCGACCGCCATGACCGGCTCAAGGAGAACCGGGCCGGCCCTGCGCGCGGCGTCCTTGAAGGCCATCGAACCGGCGACCTTGAAGGCGAGCTCGGAGGAGTCGACGTCGTGGTAGGCGCCGTCCTGCAGCGTCACCTTGACACCCACCAGCGGGTAGCCCGCGAGGACGCCGAACTCGGCGGCCTCCTGGCAGCCGGCGTCCACCGACGGGATGTACTCCCGCGGGATGCGGCCACCGGTGATGTTGTTGACGAACTCGTAACCGGCGCTGTCGCCGTCGCCGTCGACCACGAGCGGCTCGAGGTCGATGATGACGCGGCCGAACTGGCCGGAGCCACCCGTCTGCTTCTTGTGGGTGTACTCGACCTTCTCGATCTTCTTGCGAACGGTCTCGCGGTAGGCCACCTGCGGCTTACCGATGTTCGCCTCGACCTTGAACTCGTCGCGCATGCGGTGCACCAGCACGTCGAGGTGGAGCTCGCCCATGCCGGAGATGACCGTCTGCCCGGTCTCCTCGTCGGTGGCGACCCGGAAGGACGGGTCCTCCTCGGCGAGCCGCTGGATCGCGATGCCCAGCTTCTCCTGGTCGCTCTTCGTCTTCGGCTCGATGGCCACCTCGATGACCGGAGCCGGGAACGTCATCGACTCCAGGACGATCGGCGACGAGGAGTCGCACAGCGTCTCACCGGTCGTGGTGTCCTTGAGACCCATGACGGCGACGATGTCACCGGCGCCGACCCGCGCGATCTCCTCGCGCTTGTTGGCGTGCATCCGGTAGATCTTGCCGATGCGCTCCTTGCGGCCCTTCAGGCTGTTCAGCACCTGCGTGCCGGCCTCCAGCACGCCGGAGTAGACGCGCAGGTAGGACAGCTTGCCCAGGTGCGGGTCGCTCATGATCTTGAAGACCAGGGCGGAGAAGGGCTCCTCCTCGCTCGGCTTGCGCTCGAGCTTGGTCTCCTCGGTCTCGTCCTTGGGGTCGTGGCCGACGATGTTCTCGACGTCCAGCGGCGAGGGCAGGTAGGCGACGACCGCGTCGAGCAGGGGCTGTACGCCCTTGTTCTTGAACGCGGTTCCGCACACCACCGGGATGGCGGTGCCGGCGATCGTGGCGCGGCGGATGGCCGGGACGATCTGCTCCACGGTGGGCTCCTGGCCCTCCAGGTAGAGCTCCATGATCTCGTCGTCGGCCTCGGCCAGGATCTCGATCAGCTTGTCGTGGCCCTCGCGAGCGGCCTCGGCGTGGGTGTCCGGGATCTCGATCGTCTCGTACATCTCGCCCTTGGCGGCCTCGTCGCTCCAGACGTAGGCCTTCATGCGGACGAGGTCGATGACGCCCTTGAAGTCGGACTCGGCACCGATCGGCATCTGGATGGGCAGCGGGTTGGCGCCCAGCCGGTCGGTGATCATGTCGACGCAGCGCTGGAACTCGGCGCCGATCTTGTCCATCTTGTTGACGAAGCAGATCCGCGGCACGTTGTAGCGGTCGGCCTGGCGCCACACCTGCTCCGACTGGGGCTCCACGCCCTCCTTGCCGTCGAACACCGCGACCGCGCCGTCGAGGACGCGCAGCGACCGCTCGACCTCGACCGTGAAGTCGACGTGGCCGGGCGTGTCGATGATGTTGATCGTGTTGTCGTTCCAGTGAGTGGTGGTCGCGGCAGAGGTGATGGTGATGCCGCGCTCCTGCTCCTCCTTCATCCAGTCCATGGTGGCAGCGCCATCGTGGACCTCACCGAGCTTGTAGTTCACACCGGTGTAGAAGAGGATCCGCTCAGTCGTCGTGGTCTTGCCCGCGTCGATGTGCGCCATGATCCCGATGTTGCGGACCTTGGCAAGGTCAAGAGCAGTGGTAGCCATTTGGCTCGTCTTCTCTCGGTCTCTCGTATCGATGAAGCCGCGGGGATTACCAGCGGTAGTGGGCGAAGGCCTTGTTCGACTCCGCCATCTTGTGGGTGTCCTCGCGACGCTTGACGCTGGCGCCCAGACCGTTGCTGGCGTCGACCAGCTCGTTCATGAGGCGCTCGGTCATGGTCTTCTCGCGGCGCTGGCGCGAGTACTGCACCAGCCAGCGCAGGGCGAGCGTGGTGCTGCGCGACGAACGGACCTCGACCGGCACCTGGTAGGTGGCGCCACCGACGCGGCGGCTGCGCACCTCAAGGGCGGGCTTCACGTTGTCGAGCCCGCGCTTCAGGATCACGAGCGGGTCCTGGCCGGTCTTCTCCCGAGCGCCCTCGAGGGCGTCGTAGACGATGCTCTGGGCGATGGAGCGCTTGCCGTCCAGCAGCACCTTGTTGATCAGTGCGGTGACCAGCGGCGAACCATAGACCGGGTCGGTGATCAGCTGACGCTTTGGCGCCGGTCCCTTGCGCGGCATGCTTACTTCTCCTTCTTAGCGCCGTAGCGGCTGCGCGCCTGCTTGCGGTTGCGGACGCCCTGGGTGTCGAGCGAACCCCGGACGACCTTGTAGCGAACGCCGGGCAGGTCCTTCACACGGCCACCGCGAACCAGCACGATGGAGTGCTCCTGCAGGTTGTGACCGACACCGGGGATGTAGGCCGTGACCTCGATCCGGTTGCTCAGACGAACACGGGCGACCTTGCGCAGCGCGGAGTTCGGCTTCTTGGGCGTGGTGGTGTAGACACGCGTGCACACGCCGCGACGCTGCGGACTCCCCTTCAGCGCCGGGGTCTTGCTCTTCGCGACCTTGTTCTGACGGCCCTTACGGACCAGCTGCTGGATGGTGGGCACCGCGTCTCCGTCTTCCTCGTGACCTACGCCGGTTCTTAGCCGTTTCGCTATTGACCTGCTGGATTTCCCGTTCTCCCCCGACCCACGTATCCGGGCGTGTCGCGCTCTGTCCCGAGCATGACGGGACCGATAACGCCCGACCTCGCGGTCGAATGTCTGGGAGGAGGTATCACGCGCCGCTTCGTCCGCCACCCGCTCATGAGGAGCAACCATAAAGCGCACACGTGTGACCCGCTGACTCACGGGCACGAAGTTAAAGAGTACCGAACGGCGACTACCTGGTCAAAACGACGGTGGTCGCGTCGGGTACCCGTACTTCGCAGCCGCATGCTGCCGTAGGTCTGTCATCCAGTGTACGGCTCGTCAAGAGTGCTCGCGTTGATTTTCCCATACCACCGTCGTGAGGGTCGTCATCACCACGGTCGGCACCTGGCCCAGGAAATCTGTGCCTTCATCCCAGGGGGTCGTGAAGGCCCGCCTCAGGAGGGATGGTGCGCGGGTGGGCGATGCTCTCGCGTGGCCGAAGGCCCATAGACGGAAATCGCCCTCCCGCGCGCGAAGCGCACGCCGACACCATGGGCACAGACCGACGCCGCGGTTTCGGCCCGGCGCCCAAGGGCGGCGGTGTGCGTTCAGTCTTTGGGTTGGGGTTCAACCCCCTGTGGCCGGTGTTTCACGCCCTCGGTGGCCGAGGCGAGCGGGCGCGGCGGCCCGCCGCCGTGGGCGCGCACCGAAACCCCGGTTGCGGCCTGGCACGCACGGTGGCGGCGTGGGCGGCGCGGCGCCGGTGCGATCCCTTGATGGGCCTTCGGCCGCGCGAGAGGATCGCCCGGTCACCGCGGATCCCACCTTCGGCTGAGGCTTCACGACCCCCTGAGGTTGGGGGTGGCGTGCACCGTCGCCCGGTCACCGCGGATCCCTCCTTCGGCTGAGGTTCACAACCCCCCAGTGGCTGATCCCTTCCCCTCTCAGACGCACTGCGGCCCGCCACGGGCGTTCTGCCGTGGCGGGCCGCGGGATGCGGGGACCGGGGTCCTCGTCAGCCGGCGAGTGAGAGCCCGGCGAAGACCGCGATCTCGACGACGAACAGCGCGATGCCGATCCACGCCGCGATCGTGCCGCCCTTCACCAGGTGCAGACCGTCCAGCTCACCCCGGGAGCGCTGGATGCTGCGCCTGGCCTTCGGGCCCAGGACCAGGGCGGTGACCGCGGTGAACAGGCCGATCACCGGGATCAGCGACGCGATGCCGAGCCACAGCGTGGTGGTCGCCAGGCCGTCGGTGTCGGGCCAGTGGTCGATGTTGTCGTAGCCCGGGTACTCGTCGCCGGGGGAACCGCCCAGCGGGCGGTCGCCGAAGCCCGGGAACTCCTCGGCCACGCGGTCGCGCCCGGACCGGCCGCGGCGCCCGCGGGACTCCTGCCGGGCCGGCGAGTCGCCGTAACCGTAGTCGTCACCGTAGTCGTCGTAGCCGTCGTGCTCGTCGTGGTCGTCGAAGCCGTCCTCGGCCACGCGGTCGCGGTGGCCGTCGAAGCCGTAGTCGCCCTCCGGCACCGGTCGCTCACCGGTGTACTCGCTGTACTCGCTGCCGTAGCCCCCGCCGAGGTCGCCGTCGAAGCGCTCGCCGTACCCCGGCTCGACCACCCGATTCGGGCGGTCGTCATAGCCGAGCTCGTCGTGGCCGTGAGCGGACCGGTCGTCGTAGCCGCCGAGTTCGTCGTAGCCGCGGTCGGACCGGGCATCGCGGCCCGGCCCGCCGTAACCGCGGTCGTCCGGACCCGGCTCGTCGTGGCGGTCGCGGCCCGGCGCCTCACCTGCCGCCCCCGGATCGCCGCCGATGGCGGACATGACCTGGGTGCCCTCGCCGGAGAAGGCCGAAGGACTCCGCCACTCCTCCTGCCCCGGATCGCCGACGCGCCCGCCGTAACCGGGGCCGTCCCGGCCCGGCTCGTCGGAGGGCGCCGGGGCTCCGGTGTAGCCGAGCTCGTCATAGGCCGGTTCACCTCCGCGGTCCCGCCGACGGCCGAGCTCGTCGCCGTCCCACCCGGCCGCACGGCCGTGGCGGTCGTCATGGCCGGACCCGTTGTGACCGCGGTCGTCCGAGCCCAACTCGTCGTAGCCGCGATCGGAGCGGGCGCCGTAGCCGAGCCCGTCACGGCCGAGATCGTCCGGACCCGGCCCGCCGTAGTCCCGATCGGACCGGGCGACGTGGCCCGGCTCATCACGGCCGCGGTCGTCCGAGCCCAACTCGTCGTAGCCGCGGTCGGAGCGGGCGCCGTAACCGAGCCCGTCACGGCCGAGATCGTCCGGACCCGGCCCGCCGTAGTCCCGATCGGACCGGGCGACGTGATCCGGCTCATCACGGCCGCGGTCGTCCGAGCCCAACTCGTCGTAGCCGCGGTCGGGCCGGGCGCCGTAACCGAGCCCGTCACGGTCCGGACCGGGCCGGGCGCCGTAGCCGAGCCCGTCACGGCCGCGGTCGTCCGGACCCAGCTCGTCGTAGCCGCGGTCGGGCCGGGCGCCGTAACCGAGTTCGTCGTAATCGCCGCGTCCGAACGGCCCCTCGGACGCGTCCGGGCCGCCGCCGATGACGGGCATCTCGCCGGTGCCCTCGCCCGGGTCGGGGAGGTGGGGCGAGAGGTGCGGGCGGTGCCGCCACTCCTCCCCCGCTCCCTGCTCCGGCTCACGCGCGCGCGCCTGCTCTGCGGCGATCGCGGTCAGCGGGTCGTCGGCCGCCGGTTCGGTGGCGGGCCCGGCGGG
This sequence is a window from Spinactinospora alkalitolerans. Protein-coding genes within it:
- the fusA gene encoding elongation factor G; translation: MATTALDLAKVRNIGIMAHIDAGKTTTTERILFYTGVNYKLGEVHDGAATMDWMKEEQERGITITSAATTTHWNDNTINIIDTPGHVDFTVEVERSLRVLDGAVAVFDGKEGVEPQSEQVWRQADRYNVPRICFVNKMDKIGAEFQRCVDMITDRLGANPLPIQMPIGAESDFKGVIDLVRMKAYVWSDEAAKGEMYETIEIPDTHAEAAREGHDKLIEILAEADDEIMELYLEGQEPTVEQIVPAIRRATIAGTAIPVVCGTAFKNKGVQPLLDAVVAYLPSPLDVENIVGHDPKDETEETKLERKPSEEEPFSALVFKIMSDPHLGKLSYLRVYSGVLEAGTQVLNSLKGRKERIGKIYRMHANKREEIARVGAGDIVAVMGLKDTTTGETLCDSSSPIVLESMTFPAPVIEVAIEPKTKSDQEKLGIAIQRLAEEDPSFRVATDEETGQTVISGMGELHLDVLVHRMRDEFKVEANIGKPQVAYRETVRKKIEKVEYTHKKQTGGSGQFGRVIIDLEPLVVDGDGDSAGYEFVNNITGGRIPREYIPSVDAGCQEAAEFGVLAGYPLVGVKVTLQDGAYHDVDSSELAFKVAGSMAFKDAARRAGPVLLEPVMAVEVTTPEDYMGDVIGDLNSRRGQIQSMEERSGARIIKAQVPLSEMFGYVGDLRSRTQGRAQYTMVFDSYAEVPSNVSQEIVAKARGE
- the rpsG gene encoding 30S ribosomal protein S7, giving the protein MPRKGPAPKRQLITDPVYGSPLVTALINKVLLDGKRSIAQSIVYDALEGAREKTGQDPLVILKRGLDNVKPALEVRSRRVGGATYQVPVEVRSSRSTTLALRWLVQYSRQRREKTMTERLMNELVDASNGLGASVKRREDTHKMAESNKAFAHYRW
- the rpsL gene encoding 30S ribosomal protein S12 is translated as MPTIQQLVRKGRQNKVAKSKTPALKGSPQRRGVCTRVYTTTPKKPNSALRKVARVRLSNRIEVTAYIPGVGHNLQEHSIVLVRGGRVKDLPGVRYKVVRGSLDTQGVRNRKQARSRYGAKKEK